DNA sequence from the Sinorhizobium sp. RAC02 genome:
CCATCGGCGTGATCAGCAGGGCCCGCAGCAGCCCGCCTGTGCGCGCCGCCGCGCGGGTCACGCCGAAGGCGGCGAGGGTGCCAACGACAGTTGCGACCACTGCCACGATGAGGGCGATGAACAGCGAGTTGGTGAAGCTCGTCGTCCAGTCCGGATTGGTGAAGAAGTTGCCGTACCATTGCCACGAGAAACCGACCGGTGGGAAGGCCAGCGACTTGTTGCCGTTGAACGACATCGGGATCACGACCAGCGTCGGCGCCAGCAACAGCACGGCGACGAGCAGGCAGAAGAGGCCGAGGAGAACGCGCGGGAAAGAAGGCATCGGCTCAGGCCTCCCTGCGCGAGCTGGCGTGTTTCTGGCGCATCAGCGGGGCGGCGATGGCGAGCAGCACGAAGGTTGCGACCAGCAGAACGACGCCCATGGCACCACCGCGGCCCCAGTTGAGCAGGCTCAACACCTGGTTCTGCACGAGCGAAGACAGCATCGTGCTGCGCGGGCCACCGAGCAGTGCCGGCGTGATGTAGAAGCCGAGCGACAGGATGAAGACGATGATGACGCCGGCATAGACGCCGGGTAGCGACAGCGGCATGTAGATCTGCACGAAGGCGCGCCAGGGCTTTGCGCCGAGGCTGCGGGCGGCCTGCAACAGGCGGGTATCTATGCCCTTCATCACGGAATAGATCGGCAGGATCATGAAGGGCAGCAGCACCTGCGTCATGCCGATGATGACGCCGGGCAGCGTGCGGATCAGCTTGACCGGCGAAAGGCCGAGGCCGCGCAGGAAGGAATTAATGACGCCGGAATCCTGCAACAGGATGACCCAGGCCAGCGTGCGCACGACGCCGCTTAGCCAGAAGGGCACGAGCACGCAAAGGATCAGCACCAGCCGGACATTCTTGCCGACGATGGTCATGGCGTAGGCGTAGGGGTAGGCGCAGATGAGCGAAACCAGTGTGACCCAGGCGGCAACCACAAAGGTCCGCTGCAGCACCGTCCTGTTGACCGCGGACTGGAAGAACCAGACGTAGTTGTCGATGCCCGGCGCAGGCTCGGTGAAGCTGCGGACGACGACGATCGCCAGCGGATAGGCCAGTGCGATCACGAGCACCAGCACGGCGGGCGCCGCAAGCCAGACCGCGCCACGGGGGCGAAATCGTGAAAGGAAGCCGGGCTGTTCGGCACTGGCGGCTAGGTCGGGGGTGGCGGTGGTCATGGAGATCTCCCGTCATGGAAGCAAGTCCGGCCGAAGCCGGACCTGCGAGGGATCAAGGCTTAGTTGCCGGAGAGAAGCGCATTCCACTTCTCGGCGGCGAGATCGAAGTTCTTCACCCAGAACGGGATGTTCTGCTGATAGCTCTGGCCGATACGCTCCGGCGTGCTGGTGAGGAATGCAGCGGTGACGTCATCCACCTTCGGCTTGGAGTCGAGGTTGATCGGCGTGTAGGAGGTCTTTTCGGTCAGGATCTCCTGCGAGCGAGCGCCGAGATAGGCGTTGAGCAGGGCGTAGGCAGCATCGGTATCCTTGACGCCGACCGGAATGGTCATCTGGTCCATGACGACCAGCCAATCCTGCCAGACCGGCGTATACTGTGCGCCGTTCTTCACGGCGGTCATCGCGCGGCCGGTCCACATCATGACCATGTCGGCTTCACCGGATTCGGCGAGCTGCTGCGATTCAGCGCCGGTCTTCCAATAGATCGTGTCGGGGCCGAGATCGCGCAGCTTCTGGATGCCTTTCTCGATGTCATCGGCCGTCATCGCCTTCGGATCGCCGCCAGTTGCCTTGAAGGCCTGCTCGATCAGGCCGCCTGTCGGATCGCCGCTGCCGTCGATGGCGCGGCTGCCCGGAAACTTCTCCGTGTCGAAGAAATCGACCCAGTTCTTCGGCGGATTGTCCTTGTAGGTCTCGTTCTTGTACATCAGCACGACGCCATAGTTCATCGCCGGGACCGAGCACTCGCCGACCTGGTTCGGCGGGATCTTCGACACGTCGAGCTTGGAGAAGTCGAGCTTCTGGAACAGCGTGCCGCAATGGACGTAGGGCGGCAGGTCGGCGGTATCGACGACATCCCAGGTGACGTTGCCGGCATCGACCTGCGCCTTCAGCTTCGCGATTTCCGTCGGGCCGTCATTGAGCAGCGTCACGCCGGATTTCGTGACGAAATCCTGAAGGGCGGCCACCTGGCCGTCCTGGTAGATGCCGCCATAGGAGACGAAGGTCAGCGTCTTGCCCTTGAGCGAGCCTTCCTTCACTTCGCCGGCGACCGGCTTTTCCTGTGCAAACGCCGGCAACGCCAGGGCGCACGTCATCGTTAGGGCGAAAGCCCTCGCAAAATTCTTCATCGTCATTACTCCCAGTAGCGCTCGCGTGCGTTGTTCCTGCTGCGGTTACGAGCCCGGCCGTGGCAGGTATTTGTCGAGGTCATCCGCGACGCTTGTGGGCGGCGCGATCATCCAGAGGACTTCAGCGGTTTCCGTGCCGATGTTTTCGGTCTTGTGCGGAACCGAGCTTGGATATTCGATGCTGTCGCCGGCCGACAGCACATGGCGTTCCTCGCCGAGGGTGAGCTCTACCTTGCCCTGCAGAACGAAGAAGAGTTCATGCGAATCCCCATGGCTGTAAGGCTTGTCGCCCGTCGAGCCACCGGGATCGAATTCACCGATATAGACTTCCATGTCGCGGATCGGACGCCGCGACAGAAGCATCTTGCGATACCCCTCGGCCGGAGGCAGGGCAGGGCGCTCATGTTTGCGCAGGACGCGGCCGACGGGCGGAGACCCATCGTCGAAAAGGTCGGTGAGGCTGATGCCGAGTGCTCCGGCAATGCGCATCAGCGTGCTGATGTTGACGCCGCTGAGACCACGTTCGAGCTGGCTGAGGAAGCTCGCGGTCGTGCCGGTAGCGTCTCCCAGCGTGCGCAGCGACATGCGTCGGGCGGTGCGGAAAGCCTTGACCTTCTCACCGACAACAGCCTGATTCTTCGCAGCAACAGCGATATCGTCCATGGCCTCACCTCTCACTTAACACTGTATTAAGTGGATTGGCGCTTGGCAACAGCGAATTTCACCATTGGCTGTTTTATGCGGAACGAAGCGTGAGTTTCACCTTTGCCCATGCAGGGCGTGCGCCATGATTTGCATTGTTTCGTTGACAGGAAACGTTAGCATGGAATACAAAAAATATATATAATACAAATTGTTGAATAGAAAACTGCACAGATCACTTGAATCTTGCGGCCTACTTTTCCCCGTCCTCACGATGCCGGTGCAGATCGAGATGAATTTGCCCGCTTTCCTGCAGAGCAGAAAGCAAGTGCCCGGGAAGGCCACCGGTTGACGCTGCGTCACCGGATCGCGCGGTCTCTGCATCCTTGACATGGTCGGCCGCTTCCCGGGCAATGGCCAGAGCGGCGGCGGCGGCGAGGAAGGCGTTGGTGCGATGATGTTCGGCGAGCCCGATCTGGGCGGCATCGATCGCGCGTCCGGCTTCGGCGATCATTGCATCCGCCGCTGCAAGCCGTGCCGAAAGCATGCCGACGATAAACGGTGCGGCATCCGCTCTATCCAGCATACGCACAAACACGCGGCGCCCCGCACCGAGATGTCGCGACGCTTCGAGAAGCAGTTCGAGGTCGTGGGGGACGGAGCGTTGCACGCCCTCGCCAGCGGGATGCAGCAGGGTATCGCCGTCGACCACGACATCCTTGAAAAGCACATGTTCAGCCGGCTGCGGCTTTCCGTTTGCCGGCTCGCAAGTGTTTGCGGCATAGCGCAGGCCCGATACACGAACCGAAAGCAGCAGTCCGGCCGTCTTGCCCCCACCGGGCCGCGCCGGCACCAGCACCCAATCAGCATGCCGCGTACAGGGGGTACAAAATGCCTCGCCGTTCAAGCGCCAGCCAAGGCCATGCGGAACCAGCGTCAACGCATCCGTCGGCGCCTCCTTGCGCTGTACTGAGGCGCCCGCAAGCCGCGCGCCGGCAAGCGCTGCGGAGAAAACCGTGTTGTGCTGTCCCTCCGCACCCAAACTTCGAACACGCTCCAGACCGACGAAATGAGCGGCGAGAATTTCACCGAGCGTTGCCGATTGCGCCGCCGCTTCAGTACAGATGGTGGCGAGGATGGTGTTGGAGACATCGATGCCGCCGTGATCGGTCGGTACGGAAACGCCGAGCAGACCTGAGCGTGAGAGAAGGTCAAGCCGCGCTTCCGCCGTTTCCAGAGACTGTCCAGAACCGCCAAAAACACCCGCGATCGTGCGTGCCACCGCAATCGCTTCGTCCTCCGTGCTGATGACGGCGGCGGTTCGAATGGGTCGGTCAAGCGGCGATGAAATCGTACCCATGTCGTCTGCTCCTTGCTGAAGGTGGTTTCAGGGCGCACAGGCTGAGACAAGTGAAAAGATCACATTCTATAGAGACTGTATAGTTTATTTCCGTTTTTCTGCCGCGAAAGCGGCGGACAGATTGCATGTCCAGAACCGACCGAACTGCGAAACCTTTAACGTTTTCAAAGCACTCATGGCGATCTAGCGGAACCCAGCGCTCGCCGCGAGAAATTCGTGCGCGAGCTCTTTGTTCCCGCATCCACGGCTTCAAGTCCGACCGACACGAGCATGTTCGCCCGCACTCTACCATTCCGCATGTCCCATACAAGGCACTTGCCCGGGACGGTGAGGGGAACCTGGCGGATAATGCCGGCGTTTTGTTTAGCGTATTGAGAAAAATTAAAATCGATATATTTAGTAGAGATAAGCACCTACCTTCCGGAGCGGATCCTCGCAGGAGGAATTTGAATGACCACACACGCGGATGTTGCCGTCATCGGATCGGGCTTTTCGGCCATTGCCCTGTCGCTTAACCTCGTCGACGTGTTGCCGGCAACAGCGAGGGTCTGTCTCGTCGGCGCAACGCGCAAACGGGGGCGGGGAATCGCCTATGCCGCCAATCCTGACTGCCTTCTCCTGAACGTGCCGGCTGGCCGCATGAGCCTTTTTGCTGATCGGCCGAACCATTTCGTCGACTGGCTGGCCGAGAATGGCGCGTCGGCGGCAGGAAACGATTTCGTGCCTCGGCAACTCTACGGCCGATATCTCGGCGACAGCCTCGATGCCGCCTTGAAGCGCACGGCCAATCGCGCTGCTCTCACCCTCGTCGATGCGGAGGCCTGCAGCGCCGAGGCTGCGCAGGATGGCGGCCTGACGTTCCGGCTCTCGGACGGAACGCAGCTTGTGACCGACTTCGCAGCGCTTTGCACGGGGGTGGGGACTGCGCGCCTGCCTCTTCCGGCCGACCAGCTTTCTTCCGATATCCAGCCCTTCATCGTGCACGATCCCTGGGCAGAAGACTGGCTCGAACGCTTGCCCGGCGATGGCGACGTCCTGCTCGTCGGAACCGGCCTGACCATGACCGACCAATGCCTGCTGCTCAAACAGCGGGGCTTTCGTGGCAAGATCCACGCCCTCTCGCGCCATGCTCTGCTGCCGCAAGCACACCTTAACCAACGCGCCGATCCCGCCGCACCGGTGCTCATCCCGGGACGCGGCGAGGTGAGTGAAATGCTTGCGATCCTGCGCGCGGAAGCAGGAGTCGCACCAGACTGGCGGGCCGTCATGGACGGTCTGCGCCCGATTACCCAGGCGATATGGACCGGCTGGAGCCCCACCCAGCAAGCGCGCTTTCTGCGTCATGCCGCCACCTTCTGGAGTGTTCACCGTCACCGGATGGCACCTGGCGTCGCACGTCAAATCCAGACACTTCAACAATCCGGGCAACTTCGTTGCCACAAGGGGCGGCTGGAGGCGGTGCGACTGGTGGGCGGGCGGCTCGAGGTCCGGATCAAGACCCGCGACGGGTTGGCGCTATCCACGGACCTGATTGTCAACTGCACCGGTTTCGACCGATGTACGGTGAAGGCTTCACCGCTTCTGACAAGCCTCGCCGATCACGGACTGGTGCGATCGGACCCTGCCGGACTTGGCATCGACGTCGGTGAAAATTCTGCGGCTTTTGCCGTCGGTGGGAACAGCAAATCCGGCCTCTACGCCATGGGGCCGCTGACCGCCGGGCGTCACTGGGAGATTACCGCAGTACCCGATATCCGCGTCCAGGCGCGTTCGGTTGCCGAAAACATCAGCGCGAGGATTTCCGCCAGATGACAGGCTCGCCACGCGCCGCGCCCTTACGCGGGAGCAAGGCCCCATGATCTCGCAAAAATCCAAATACGCCTTGCGTGCGCTGCGTGCTCTCGCCCGGATGCATCCCGAAGCCCCGCTGCCCATCTCTGTGATCGCCAGCCGCGAAAGCATCCCGAAGAAGTTTCTGGAGCAGATATTGCTGGAGCTGAAGCGGGCCGGTTTTGTCGCAAGCCGAAGAGGCCAACGCGGGGGATATCTGCTGCTGAGACGCCCGGATGAAATCACGTTCGGCGCCATTCTGCGCACAACTGAGGGGCCGTTGGTGCCTGTCGCATGTCTCGCAAATGGCGGCTATTGCCGGGACTGCCGCGATAAAAAGCAGTGCACCGTCCGCCGTGTCTTTGCGCGGATTGCCTTCGTATACGGCGAAATCCTCGACAATACGACTCTCGCCGACCTTCTGGATGCCTCGTCCGAAGGCGCGATCGACGGGCCGATTGCTATCAAAAACCTAGTCGCCAACAAAATACACTAAAAAGGTAGAAATTACAGAAATTAGCGTTATCATGCTGCCAGACGTCTCGTTCCAGGGTGCAGGGAAGGGGTATTGCATGTTCATTGAAAGGCCCGCACGGCAAGAGAGCCCGATGATGCAAATTGCGGTGATCGGGGCAGGCCTCTCAGGCCTTGCCACGACGATCGCCCTCATGAAGCGGTTTCATCAGCCCTTCGAAGCTTGGCTGATCGATGCGGAGGACGCGCCGGGTGCCTTCGGCAATGGCCCCGCTGGGAAGGCCCTGGCCACCGAACCGGCGCGTGACCTGTCGGTCATCCCCGATCGTCCCGACGACTTCGCCGACTGGCTGAACGGCAGCCTTTTGGCCGATGGTGCGATTGCCTCGTTGCGCGGGCCGCAGGATCTGCATGTTCCCCGCGCGCTCTTCCGGGATTATGTGCTGGCCCGCTTCAGCGAGGCCCTGAGCCTTCGCAAGGACATTCGCATCCGCACCTTCCTTGGCGAGGTACGCGATGCCGTTCCCCGAAACGACCGCGTCCAGCTCCGTTTCCGGGAAGGGGACCGGGCCGAGTTCGATCATGTCTTCATTGCCACCGGCTTAGGGGCAGCACAACGCGAAGCCGATTCCTGGCGCGCGGCCCATGCGGCTGCCGATCGGCTGTCCCAATGCGAAGAACCGCCGGTACTGACACTCCTCGGCAACGGCCCGCGCTTTGCGGCGATCCTCCTTGACCTGCGCGCAAGCGGTTATGCCGGGCCGGTCAATGTCCGCGCGGCAACCGGCAGCCTGCCGCAACCCCATGGGCGCGGCCATGACAGGGCAAATTTCGGCCCGCCGCCGGCCAGCCGTTCGCTCCGGGATGCCTTCCATTACATCCGCCGGGAGTGTCGCAGCGCAGAGAACCGGGAAACAGGCCAGTGGCAGTCGGTGGTCGACACGGCCTCCCTTCGCCTTTCCGTCGTCTGGCGCAACCTGCCGCAAAAGGAACGGAACCACTATCGCCGCCACCTCCTGGACCTGCATCGACAGTTTTCAGTCCGCATCGCACGCGACATTCACCGCCGTCTCGTTGCCGAACTCGAAACCGGGCGCACGCATTTCGTTTCGTCGCGCTTCCCGCAAAGGAAAGACGACAACACGATCGACTGTCGCGAAACGCCCTCGGCTTCGGCACTCGCTCGACTGCTCGGCGCGGACCTAGGCCTGCTGAGCGTCAACGACAGCGGAGGCCTCCTTGTTGACGGCAACCCTTTGCCCGGCCTGTCATTGGTCGGCACAGCCGCCTCAAGCCTCCGCCCAGGCCCGTTCGTCTTCGCCGAAACAGTGCGGCAAGCCTATCGGGCAGTCCTCGACATGCAGCGCCACACTTTCGCCGTGGCATCATCGCGATCTTGAATGGCGTGCAGATACACTAGTGCGCCCGATAGTTCCATAATGCTGATTATGTGACTCCTTCGTGTGATCGGCCGGAAACGCTGCCACTTGGCGCTTCGAGGAGCAGCTCGAGGCCAGCGTGTCAAAGGCTCTGTGGCGCCATGAACTGGTAGTACGCCCAGACGAGCGCGATCACGATGACAACGGCGATCCAGATCAGTCCCTTTTTCGGCCTCGGCACCTCAGGTTTGTTCCCGTTGTCCTGCTGCGGCTTCCGGCGTTCGAATTTCAGAACATTGTTGTCGTTCAAGGCGCCCTCCATCGCACTGCAAGTCACGGGAATGACTTACGCGATTTGGATCGGAGGGCAAGAGCCGACCGAGCGGATCAACCATCTTCAGCCCGTTTTTGCCAAAGCCGCAACCCGCGCGAAATGGCCCTGGCCAAGATAGCCGGTGCCATCGCGGATATCGGCGGCGATCGCCACCTTCAGGGCTTCGGCATCCTGCTGCACGATGGCGGCAAGCGCCTCGGCGTGGCGATCGACCTGATAGGTTTGCGAGAGGGTCTCACCGGCCCGGCGCATGAAGGGCCCGAGACGCAACCAGAGAGATTCGATGAGCGGCAGCATCACGGTGCCGGGCCGTGCCTCGTAGAGGCAGCGGTGGAAATCGAAATTCGCCTCCACCAGCCGCCCGAAATTACCGACAGCCAGTGCCTGATCGGCCTGTTGGTCGAACGCCCGCATACGGGTCAGCCGCCTGTCGTCGATGAAGGGCATGGCACGTTCGGCGGCACGGGTTTCCAGTGCGACACGGGCTTCAAGAACTTCCTCGAAACTCTGCGGGTCGAGATCCGGCACGCGGACGCGGCGATTGTCGAGCAGTTCCAGCGCCCCTTCCGAAACCAGCCGGTGCAATGCCTCGCGCACGGGCATGGCGCTGACGCCAAGCGCCTCGGCCAATCCATTGATCGTCACCGGATCGCCCGGCTCGAACTGCCCCGTCATGATACCCCGCCGCAACACACGGTAGACCCATTGTTTGGCGGATTCGGACGCTTCACGACTGGCTGCCACGAACATGCTGTACCCTCCCCTCTGCAGGCCCGGCTTTTGCCGGCCTCACGCCTCAGGGCTGAATTTCAGGAGCTTTGCACGCAAAACTGATATTGTCGCAAAGCTTAAAATGGCCCTTTACAGATTTGATCAAATTATGGTTTGTTGTGATCATAAGCAAGATAAGCCTATCACATAAGAGCCGTGATCAGCGGCCGGACAGAGGACAGCCGGCGGTTTGGGCGGAGGAAGCTCGAGCGTCGGTCGAAAAACGGGGAACCGATGACTGATACCCGAACGACCGCAGCCCATGGCGGAGCTATAGGCTTGCATGGCATCAAGAAATGGTTCGGCACATTCCAGGCCGTCGATGACGTGACGCTGGAAATCCGCTCGAACGAATTCTTCACCCTTCTCGGCCCTTCCGGCTGTGGCAAGACCACCCTCCTGCGCATGATCGCCGGGTTCGAACTGCCCACCGAAGGGCAGGTTCTGCTTGATGGGACCGATATTTCCCGCCTTTTGCCGAACCAGCGCCCCGTCAACACGGTCTTCCAGAACTACGCCCTCTTTCCGCACCTGACGGTCGCGGAAAACATCGGCTTCGGGCTCAAGATGCTCGGCAAGCCGAAGTCGGAGATCGACTCCGTCGTCAAGGACATGCTGAAGCTCGTGCATCTCGAAGGGCGTGGCAACAACCCGGTCACGCAGCTTTCCGGCGGCCAGCAGCAGCGTGTGGCGCTCGCCCGCGCCCTCGCGCCGCGGCCGAAAGTGCTGCTGCTCGATGAGCCGCTTTCGGCGCTCGACCTGAAGCTGCGCAAGTCCATGCAGATGGAACTGAAGCGCCTGCAGCTGGAAACCGGCATCACCTTCGTCTTCGTCACGCATGACCAGGAAGAAGCACTCACCATGTCCGACCGTATCGCCGTCATGTCGACGGGCAAGGTCCGCCAGGTGGGCTCGCCTTGGGACATCTATGATCGCCCGGCCGAACGTTTCGTCGCTGACTTCATCGGCGAGACGAACTTTCTGGAAGCCGAGGTCGTTTCCGTTGCCGGCGACAGCGCCCGCGTCCGGCTTTCCTCCGGCGCGGAAATTTCCGCGACCTATCCGGAAGGCATCACGCCGAAGGGCAAGGTTACCATTGTCGTCCGCCCGGAACATGCCCGTCTCGGTCCGCCCGGCTCCGGCGCGCTGGAGGGCGTGCTCGACGACATCGTCTACCTCGGCACGGACAATCATTTCCATGTCAAGGTCGATGGTGGCGGCACCTTCATCGTGCGCCAGCAGAATGCCAAGAGCGGCCCCTGCGGCTTCTCCGAGCAGGAACGCGTCAGCATCGCCATCAATGACGATGTCGCCCAGATTCTGAGGGACTAGCCATGACGCTCAGCGCTCAGGACGCCACCGAACAGCGGCAAAAGAAACATGTTCGGGATCGCTGGATGCTCAGTGCTCCAGCCCTCCTCCTCATCCTCGCGGCCAGCGTCGGCCCTCTCCTCATCGTTTTGGTCTACTCCTTTCTCGCACCAGGCAATTATGGCGACGTGAAATGGGAGTTTTCGACGGAGGGCTGGTTCAACGTTCTCTTTACACGCGACATCTTCGACGACACCGTCTCCCTTGCGGACGCGCATTTCTCGATTTTCTGGCGCAGCGTCAAGCTCGCCTTTGCAACGACGGTGTTCTGCCTGATCTTCGGCTTTCCGACGGCCTACTTCATCGCCACGCGCGCACCGCACAACCGCTCGCTCTGGCTGTTCCTGATCACCATTCCCTTCTGGACGAACATGCTCATCCGCACCTTCGCCATTCAGGAGGTGATCCGTTCGGAAGGCATCATCAACACGCTGTTGTTGAAGATCGGCATCATCTCCGCGCCGATCCAAATGATGTTCACCGACTTCGCCATCATGCTCGGCATGACCTATGTCTTCCTGCCGCTGATGGTTCTGCCGCTTTATGCAAGCCTGGAAAAGCTGGATTTCCGGCTGATTGAGGCAGGTTACGATCTCTACGCCTCACGCTTCGGCGTGCTGTGGCGCATCATCATTCCGCTGGTCAAACCCGGCATCATCGCAGGTTCCATCCTCGTTTTCGTACCGGCACTGTCGTCCTACGTGGTGCCGCGCGTTCTCGGCGGCGGCAAGAACCTGATGGTCGGCAACCTGATCGAGCTGCAGTTCGGCCAGGGTCGAAACTGGCCGCTTGGTGCTGCGCTTTCCGTCACGCTCGTTATCATCGTGCTCTTCGCGATGCTCTATTATGTCCGCAATGCATCGAAGTCGGGAGGCAGCGCCCATGGCTAAGTCCTTCTCGATCAAGCGGCAGCCGGGCTTCGCGACGATTGCGATGTTCTGCTTCTTCCTCCTGTACCTGCCCATCGCGACGCTCGTCGTCTATGCCTTCAATTCGGGCATGTCGATCGCCACCTGGGAAGGCTTTTCGCTTCGGTGGTTCCAGAGCGCCTGGAACAACCAACAGGTTATCGAGGCATCGTGGCGTTCGCTCCGGATCGCCTCTATCGCCGCGCTGATTGCGACGGCCTGCGCGACGCTCGCGGCCATCGCCACCACGCGCACGGCGCCCTACCGCGGCCTCACCTTCAAGTATTCCGTCATCAACATGCCGCTTCTGGTGCCGGAAATCGTGACAGCCGTGGCGCTGTTGATCCTCTTCTCGCGCGTCAAGGTGTGGACCGGTTACTCCGGCCTTGGCTACCTCATCGTCGCGCATGCGGCCTTCTGCATCCCCTTCGCCTACATGCCGATCCGCGCACGCCTCGAAAGCATGGATCTCTCGCTGGAGCGTGCCGCATCGGATCTCTACGCGTCACCGTTCCAGACCTTCCGCTACGTCACGCTGCCGTTGCTCTGGCCGGGCATTCTCGCCGGCATGATGCTCGCCTTCGTGATCTCGCTCGACGACGTGGTCATCACCGAATTCGTCAAATCCGGCGGCCAGGACACGCTACCGACCTACATGCTGGGGCAATTGCGCCGCGTGGTGACACCCGAAATGAACGCGATCTCGACAGCGTTCCTCGTGCTGTCGCTGGCTATCGTCACGCTCTTCTTCTTCCTCAGCCGGAACCCCAACAAAGACAATCAATAGATAAAGGAGAACAGGAATGAAAACCAAACTGGGATTGTTCGCACTTGCCGCCGGCATGATGGCCTCCACCGCCATCGCGCATGCCGAGGGAGAACTCAACATCTTCAACTGGGGCAACTATACGAGCCCCGAAATGATCAAGAAGTTCGAGGAGGCCCACAAGGTCAAGGTGACGATCACCGACTACGACTCGAACGACACCGCACTGGCAAAGATCCGCCAGGGCGGCCACGGCTTCGACATCGTCGTGCCGTCCGCGAGCGTGATGCCGATCTGGATCTCGGAAGGTCTGCTGTTGCAATC
Encoded proteins:
- a CDS encoding ABC transporter permease, whose product is MTTATPDLAASAEQPGFLSRFRPRGAVWLAAPAVLVLVIALAYPLAIVVVRSFTEPAPGIDNYVWFFQSAVNRTVLQRTFVVAAWVTLVSLICAYPYAYAMTIVGKNVRLVLILCVLVPFWLSGVVRTLAWVILLQDSGVINSFLRGLGLSPVKLIRTLPGVIIGMTQVLLPFMILPIYSVMKGIDTRLLQAARSLGAKPWRAFVQIYMPLSLPGVYAGVIIVFILSLGFYITPALLGGPRSTMLSSLVQNQVLSLLNWGRGGAMGVVLLVATFVLLAIAAPLMRQKHASSRREA
- a CDS encoding extracellular solute-binding protein gives rise to the protein MTCALALPAFAQEKPVAGEVKEGSLKGKTLTFVSYGGIYQDGQVAALQDFVTKSGVTLLNDGPTEIAKLKAQVDAGNVTWDVVDTADLPPYVHCGTLFQKLDFSKLDVSKIPPNQVGECSVPAMNYGVVLMYKNETYKDNPPKNWVDFFDTEKFPGSRAIDGSGDPTGGLIEQAFKATGGDPKAMTADDIEKGIQKLRDLGPDTIYWKTGAESQQLAESGEADMVMMWTGRAMTAVKNGAQYTPVWQDWLVVMDQMTIPVGVKDTDAAYALLNAYLGARSQEILTEKTSYTPINLDSKPKVDDVTAAFLTSTPERIGQSYQQNIPFWVKNFDLAAEKWNALLSGN
- a CDS encoding XRE family transcriptional regulator, with the translated sequence MDDIAVAAKNQAVVGEKVKAFRTARRMSLRTLGDATGTTASFLSQLERGLSGVNISTLMRIAGALGISLTDLFDDGSPPVGRVLRKHERPALPPAEGYRKMLLSRRPIRDMEVYIGEFDPGGSTGDKPYSHGDSHELFFVLQGKVELTLGEERHVLSAGDSIEYPSSVPHKTENIGTETAEVLWMIAPPTSVADDLDKYLPRPGS
- a CDS encoding acyl-CoA dehydrogenase family protein, which encodes MGTISSPLDRPIRTAAVISTEDEAIAVARTIAGVFGGSGQSLETAEARLDLLSRSGLLGVSVPTDHGGIDVSNTILATICTEAAAQSATLGEILAAHFVGLERVRSLGAEGQHNTVFSAALAGARLAGASVQRKEAPTDALTLVPHGLGWRLNGEAFCTPCTRHADWVLVPARPGGGKTAGLLLSVRVSGLRYAANTCEPANGKPQPAEHVLFKDVVVDGDTLLHPAGEGVQRSVPHDLELLLEASRHLGAGRRVFVRMLDRADAAPFIVGMLSARLAAADAMIAEAGRAIDAAQIGLAEHHRTNAFLAAAAALAIAREAADHVKDAETARSGDAASTGGLPGHLLSALQESGQIHLDLHRHREDGEK
- a CDS encoding FAD/NAD(P)-binding protein, which translates into the protein MTTHADVAVIGSGFSAIALSLNLVDVLPATARVCLVGATRKRGRGIAYAANPDCLLLNVPAGRMSLFADRPNHFVDWLAENGASAAGNDFVPRQLYGRYLGDSLDAALKRTANRAALTLVDAEACSAEAAQDGGLTFRLSDGTQLVTDFAALCTGVGTARLPLPADQLSSDIQPFIVHDPWAEDWLERLPGDGDVLLVGTGLTMTDQCLLLKQRGFRGKIHALSRHALLPQAHLNQRADPAAPVLIPGRGEVSEMLAILRAEAGVAPDWRAVMDGLRPITQAIWTGWSPTQQARFLRHAATFWSVHRHRMAPGVARQIQTLQQSGQLRCHKGRLEAVRLVGGRLEVRIKTRDGLALSTDLIVNCTGFDRCTVKASPLLTSLADHGLVRSDPAGLGIDVGENSAAFAVGGNSKSGLYAMGPLTAGRHWEITAVPDIRVQARSVAENISARISAR
- a CDS encoding Rrf2 family transcriptional regulator gives rise to the protein MISQKSKYALRALRALARMHPEAPLPISVIASRESIPKKFLEQILLELKRAGFVASRRGQRGGYLLLRRPDEITFGAILRTTEGPLVPVACLANGGYCRDCRDKKQCTVRRVFARIAFVYGEILDNTTLADLLDASSEGAIDGPIAIKNLVANKIH
- a CDS encoding FAD/NAD(P)-binding protein; this translates as MMQIAVIGAGLSGLATTIALMKRFHQPFEAWLIDAEDAPGAFGNGPAGKALATEPARDLSVIPDRPDDFADWLNGSLLADGAIASLRGPQDLHVPRALFRDYVLARFSEALSLRKDIRIRTFLGEVRDAVPRNDRVQLRFREGDRAEFDHVFIATGLGAAQREADSWRAAHAAADRLSQCEEPPVLTLLGNGPRFAAILLDLRASGYAGPVNVRAATGSLPQPHGRGHDRANFGPPPASRSLRDAFHYIRRECRSAENRETGQWQSVVDTASLRLSVVWRNLPQKERNHYRRHLLDLHRQFSVRIARDIHRRLVAELETGRTHFVSSRFPQRKDDNTIDCRETPSASALARLLGADLGLLSVNDSGGLLVDGNPLPGLSLVGTAASSLRPGPFVFAETVRQAYRAVLDMQRHTFAVASSRS
- a CDS encoding GntR family transcriptional regulator, whose product is MFVAASREASESAKQWVYRVLRRGIMTGQFEPGDPVTINGLAEALGVSAMPVREALHRLVSEGALELLDNRRVRVPDLDPQSFEEVLEARVALETRAAERAMPFIDDRRLTRMRAFDQQADQALAVGNFGRLVEANFDFHRCLYEARPGTVMLPLIESLWLRLGPFMRRAGETLSQTYQVDRHAEALAAIVQQDAEALKVAIAADIRDGTGYLGQGHFARVAALAKTG
- a CDS encoding ABC transporter ATP-binding protein, which encodes MTDTRTTAAHGGAIGLHGIKKWFGTFQAVDDVTLEIRSNEFFTLLGPSGCGKTTLLRMIAGFELPTEGQVLLDGTDISRLLPNQRPVNTVFQNYALFPHLTVAENIGFGLKMLGKPKSEIDSVVKDMLKLVHLEGRGNNPVTQLSGGQQQRVALARALAPRPKVLLLDEPLSALDLKLRKSMQMELKRLQLETGITFVFVTHDQEEALTMSDRIAVMSTGKVRQVGSPWDIYDRPAERFVADFIGETNFLEAEVVSVAGDSARVRLSSGAEISATYPEGITPKGKVTIVVRPEHARLGPPGSGALEGVLDDIVYLGTDNHFHVKVDGGGTFIVRQQNAKSGPCGFSEQERVSIAINDDVAQILRD